One Pagrus major chromosome 15, Pma_NU_1.0 DNA window includes the following coding sequences:
- the LOC141008955 gene encoding pyridoxal kinase-like, whose product MECRVLSIQSHVVRGYVGNKSASFPLQVLGFEVDSINSVQFSNHTGYSHWKGQVLTADELHVLYEGIKLNNVHQYDYVLTGYTRDTSFLEMVVDIVQELKRANPNLVYVCDPVLGDHGSMYVPQNLYPVYKNKVVPVADIITPNQFEAELLTGKNISTEKDAVEVMDLLHAMGPDTVVITSSDLPSRLGDRFLVSLGSQRHVRPDGSRTTQRVRIEVPKVDAVFVGTGDLFAAMLLAWTHHYPNDLKTACEKTFSVMHHVIQRTISYAHELAGPGRRPSPPQLELRMVQSKADIEDPAIVTEATVIS is encoded by the exons GTTTTAGGGTTTGAGGTGGACTCCATCAACTCTGTCCAGTTCTCCAACCATACAG GTTACTCTCATTGGAAAGGCCAGGTGTTGACAGCAGATGAGCTCCATGTTCTTTATGAGGGAATCAAACTGAACAACGTACACCAGTATGACTATGTTTTAACAG GGTACACCAGAGACACGTCCTTCTTGGAGATGGTCGTGGACATTGTTCAGGAGCTAAAGAGAGCCAACCCAAACCTGGTGTATG TGTGTGACCCCGTCCTCGGTGATCATGGATCTATG TACGTTCCTCAGAACCTTTACCCGGTCTATAAGAACAAGGTGGTTCCTGTTGCTGACATTATAACTCCCAACCAGTTTGAGGCTGA ATTATTGACGGGGAAAAACATCAGCACAGAGAAAGACGCTGTAGAG GTCATGGACCTCCTCCATGCTATGGGCCCGGACACAGTGGTCATCACCTCCTCTGATCTGCCCTCCAGACTGGGAGACCGCTTCCTGGTGTCGCTGGGCAGTCAGCGCCATG TTCGTCCCGACGGCAGCAGGACGACACAGAGAGTTCGAATAGAAGTTCCCAAAGTGGACGCCGTCTTCGTAGGAACTGGAGACTTGTTTGCTGCTATGCTGCTAGCGTGGACACACCACTACCCCAATGACCTAAAG ACGGCCTGTGAGAAGACTTTTTCAGTGATGCACCATGTTATCCAGAGGACCATTTCGTACGCTCACG agttAGCAGGACCTGGTCGGAGGCCCAGTCCGCCCCAGCTGGAGCTGCGGATGGTTCAAAGTAAAGCAGACATAGAGGACCCTGCTATAGTTACGGAGGCCACAGTCATATCCTAA